A portion of the Jaculus jaculus isolate mJacJac1 chromosome 5, mJacJac1.mat.Y.cur, whole genome shotgun sequence genome contains these proteins:
- the LOC123460639 gene encoding keratin-associated protein 19-9b-like, translating into MSYYYGNYYGGLGYGLGGFGGLGYGYGSSYGLGGYGGYGYGYSRPSFYGRYWSSGFY; encoded by the coding sequence ATGAGCTACTACTACGGAAACTACTATGGCGGCCTTGGCTATGGCCTTGGAGGCTTTGGAGGCCTGGGCTACGGCTATGGTTCCAGCTATGGCCTTGGAGGCTATGGTGGTTACGGCTATGGCTACTCCCGTCCCTCTTTCTATGGCAGATACTGGTCCTCTGGGTTTTACTGA